In Ostrea edulis chromosome 10, xbOstEdul1.1, whole genome shotgun sequence, one genomic interval encodes:
- the LOC125666763 gene encoding uncharacterized protein LOC125666763 produces the protein MKLGIYAILMCCVIGSFVDGRKALLPEFSFKRPSRTSDAGVRTSFTGTSLLNKAHQSPLKTTNRGRMGLAEEPRKIPTTRHRAPKQTNRLPESKVPTQSMQRAQPILLQEHGFSRKDQETNVAGHTMSSPKGKWENKMKFDRLSEGEVSSKYDKSEKFPPRFVPFQENSAWQTSPHSTVSVTMVTEKSVGSPRPYKDIPYCSWIDPSDCPDVSKVKSECVESPTIPALEGECKMCPFNWCTGPNDTIESGKLLEQSPLDIVINEGGNVGHAINQPFSGQGQHSWRLKSVNDPRSVTTTEIPFWNFQTFGP, from the coding sequence TCGATGGAAGGAAAGCGTTGTTACCAGAATTCAGTTTCAAAAGACCATCACGGACAAGTGATGCAGGAGTGCGTACATCTTTCACCGGTACATCCTTATTAAACAAAGCACATCAAAGCCCGCTCAAAACTACAAATCGTGGAAGAATGGGGTTAGCAGAGGAACCCCGTAAAATACCTACTACTAGACATCGAGctccaaaacaaacaaatcggCTTCCTGAAAGTAAAGTCCCCACCCAATCAATGCAAAGGGCACAACCCATTTTGTTACAGGAGCATGGCTTTAGCCGCAAAGACCAAGAAACAAATGTTGCAGGACATACTATGTCGTCTCCGAAAGGAAAATGGGAAAATAAGATGAAATTCGATCGGCTGTCTGAGGGAGAAGTGTCTTCGAAATATGATAAATCTGAAAAGTTTCCTCCAAGATTTGTTCCTTTTCAGGAAAATAGCGCGTGGCAAACATCTCCACATTCTACAGTCAGCGTTACCATGGTTACTGAGAAATCAGTAGGTTCTCCGCGACCTTATAAAGACATCCCATACTGCTCCTGGATAGATCCTTCTGATTGCCCGGATGTTAGCAAAGTAAAATCCGAATGCGTAGAATCACCGACGATTCCGGCGCTGGAAGGCGAGTGTAAAATGTGTCCTTTTAACTGGTGCACGGGACCAAATGACACGATTGAAAGTGGCAAATTGCTCGAACAATCTCCGTTAGATATCGTTATAAATGAAGGAGGAAACGTCGGACATGCAATAAATCAGCCATTTTCAGGACAGGGACAGCATAGCTGGCGTTTGAAATCTGTGAATGACCCCCGCTCCGTAACCACCACTGAGATTCCATTTTGGAATTTTCAGACTTTTGGGCCGTGA